CCGGCTCGGGCTCGGACGCTTCTTCGGAGGCGGGTTCGGGGGCAGGCGCTGACGCCACAGGGACCTGCTCGCCGGCCTCACCGACGACGACCAGCGGCGTGCCCACCTTCACCGTCTCGCCTTCCGAGACGAGGATCGCCAGGATCGTTCCCTCGACGGGGGACGGGATCTCGGTGTCCACCTTGTCGGTGGAGACCTCGACGAGGACCTCGTCCTCACGAATCGTGTCGCCCACCTTCTTCGGCCAGGAGAGAATCGTTCCCTCCGTGACCGTCTCACCCAGCTGCGGCATGTTGACCGTCGTGGCCATCCTCGCTCCTCTCACATGGCGGCCCGTGCCGCCGGTTCAGTGCAGACTTCTTCCGCTTGCGCTGAGCAATGTTTCGCCCACCGCCTCCGAAAGGGTCGGATGGGCGTGAATGAACGCCGCCGCCTCGGACGGCAGCGCCTCCCAGCCCACTGCGTACATCATCTCATGGATCAGCTCGCCCGCTTGGGGCCCGACGATCACCGCTCCCAGGATCGGACCGTTCTTCTCCGCGACGATCTTCACGATGCCGCGATTCTGCCCGATGATCCTCGCGCGGCTCACCGCGGCGAACCCGTGGCTGGTCACCTCGACGTCGAACCCGAGTTCTTTCGCCTTGGCTTCCGAGTAACCGACCTCGGCCATCTCGGGGCGCGTGTACACGACGAGCGGGACTGCGCGATAGTCGACCGGCTGCGTCTCTCCGGTGGCGATGTAGGTGATCGCCGCGATCGCCTCGGCGAACCCGACGTGGGCGAGCTGCGGTGTCCCCGCGACGATGTCGCCGATCGCGTACACGCCCGGTTCGGCCGTCTGCATCGTCGCCTTGTCGACTTCGACGAACCCGCGATCCACCACGGCTTTGGTGCTCTCCAGGCCGATCCCGTCGGTGAGGGGCTTGCGACCGACGGCGACCAGCACGACGTCGACATCGACCGAGTCGTCGCCGAACGGCACCGTCACCCCCGTGTCGGTGATCTGCGCGGGTCCGACCTGCACCGACGTACGGATCTTGACGCCGTGACGCTTGAGGTTGCGGGTCAGTTCCTTCGCTGCGTCCGCGTCGGCCCCGGGAACGATCTGATCCATCATCTCGAACAGGTGCACTTCGCTGCCGACGTCGACGAGCATCGAGGCGAACTCGCACCCGATCGCCCCGGCACCGATGATGGCGACCCGCTTGGGCTGCGTCTCCCAGTCGAGGGCGTCGTCGGAGGTGACGATCTTCGTTCCGTCGAACTCGTACCCGGGAATCGAGCGAGGACCCGAACCGGTCGCGACGATGACGTTGCGGCCCTCGAGAACTCGTTCGCCGTCGACACCGGCCACCCGCACCTTGCCGGGGCCCTCGATGCGACCGAACCCGGAGATGATCTCCGCGCCGCGGGATCGAAGGAGGCCGGCGAGGCCTTTGGTCAGGCCGGCGACGATGTCGTTCTTGCGGGCGTGGGCGACGCCCCAGTCGAGTGTCGGCTCGGTCGAGTTGACGCCGAAGCCGGCCGCCTCCTTGACGGTGGTGAACACTTCGGCGGTGTGGAGCCAGTGCTTTGCGGGGATACAGCCGCGGTTGAGACAGGTCCCACCGACCTGCTGGTCTTTCTCGACGAGGGCGACGCTGAGGCCGAAATTGTGCGCATACAGGGCAGCCGCGTACCCCCCGGGCCCGGCACCGATGATGACGACGTCGTACAAGGAGATCCTCCGTGTGGGGGGCCCGAGGATAGTGGCCTCCCGGCGGTGCAGTATCTACAAAACGGTTTCTGGTCAATGCTGGCGTCGCATACCGACGCTGCCATTGACAGGAAAAACAGAGGTCGGTTTCTGGTCAATGCTGGCGTCGCATACCGACGCCGGCATTGACGAGAACGCTGGCTACTGTGTTTGGCCGTGATCCAACTCCCCTCCTCCAACCACGTGATCGACACCGAGGCGGGCATTCGCCTCGAGGCACGTTGGGACGAACCGGACGTTGCCACCGGCGTGGTCGTGTTCTGTCACCCGCATCCACAGGCCGGCGGCACCATGCACGCCCCCCTGATGCATCGGGTGACCCATGGCCTCGTCGAGCGCGGCTTTGCGGTGCTGCGCTTCAACTTTCGGGGTGTCGGGGCATCAACAGGAACCTGGGACCGGGGAGAAGGCGAGATCGACGACGTCGCCGCCGCGGTGCAGGACGCTCGAGACCGCCACGCCGACCTCCCCCTCGGTCTGGCAGGCTGGTCGTTCGGTGCCCTGACCTCGCTTCGCTGGCAGGGACGGTCCGACGACGACTCCCCCTACGCCGGTATCGCGCTGCCGGTCGGCATGTTCGCCGAGCCGAAACGATTGGCCCCGGCACCCAGGGTGCTGATCATCGGAGATCGTGACCAGTTCGCCACCGTCGAGGCGACCCGTACCTACGCGAAGTCGATCGGAGCGACGGTGGAAGTCCTCGAAGGCAGTGACCACTTCTTCACGTTCCGGCACGACCGTGTGACCGAGATCGTCGCCCAGACACTCGCTCAGCGACACGAGCGGTAGAACAGGACCCCGACGAGCACCCCGCCGGCCACCCCGTACCCGAGCCAGGCGGTCGATTCGCGTCCCAAGGCCCAAGCGGCCATGAACGCGAACGCGACTCCGAAGAACACACCCACGACCAGCCACCATCCGACGCTTCGACCCATGACGAACCCCTCGCAGCCCCCAGCCCGGTTCAATGTATCGCACTTGAGCCGCCGCGTGAAGGGGCAAGCACGGCTTTGCACCCGTCTCGTGAGGATTCACGCCGAGATTCCACGCCCGTGGGCACCGCCCGGTAATCTCCCGACTGTTGGTCGTTGGGGGAGACGGCCGGAGACAACCGGAGCGAGACATGAGGAGGCCACCGTGCCGCAATACCGTATAGCAGCAATCCCCGGAGACGGAGTGGGCGCCGAGATCACCCAGGAGGCCACCCGAATTCTCAACGCTGCGGCCCAGATCCACGGATTCGACGTCGAACTCGAGACGTTCGATTGGTCATGCGATTACTACCTCCAAAACGGCGTGATGATGCCCGAGAACGCCCTGTCGACACTCGCAGATTTCGACAGCATCTTCCTTGGTTGCATCGGGGACGCGAACAAGGTCCCCGACCACATCTCCCTGCAGCTCCTCCTCGCGATCCGTACCGGCTTCGACCAGTACGTCAATCTTCGCCCGATCAAGCTCTATCCGGGAGTACGTACTCCGATCACCACGGCCACCCCGGAGACCGTCGACATGCTGGTCATCCGTGAGAACACCGAAGGCGAGTACTCGCGGGTCGGCGGCATCTTCAAGCAGGGAACGCCCGAAAGCTTCGCGCTGCAGACGGGCGTGTTCACGTGGAAGGGCTGTGAGCGCGTCATCCGCTATGCGTTCGACGCCGCCGTCCAGCGAAGAGACACCGCCGGCTCCCCCGGACGCGTCACCAACTGCACGAAGTCGAACGCACTGAACTACTCGATGGTCTTCTGGGACGAGGTGTACGCGGCGGTGGCCCAGGACTACCCGACCGTCGAGACGGACATGGCGCTCGTGGACGCCCTCACGATGTGGTTCGTCAAGAACCCCGGCTGGTTCGACGTGGTCGTGGCCTCGAACCTCTTCGGAGACATCATCACCGACCTCGGCGCGATGCTCCAGGGCGGAATGGGGTTCGCCGGCGGCGGAAACGTCAATCCGGAGCGGACCTACCCGTCGATGTTCGAACCCATTCACGGTTCCGCACCCAAGTACACGGGCAAACGTATCGTCAATCCGATCGCCTCGATCGAAGCGATCAGGATGATGCTCGAACATCTGGGCGAGAAGGAGGCGGCGGACAACGTTCAGCAGGCGGTTGCATCGACCCTGGGAAAGGGCGAGGTCCGCACCAGGGACATGGGTGGGAACAACACAACCGATGAAGTCGGCCTGGCCGTCGAGAAGGCGATGAGGGCGACCGCATGACAGGACGCGGCGAGGAGGTTCCAACGATGGCAAAGGTCAAAGTGGGTGTTGCGGGCTATGGCGTGATCGGGCAACGCCTGGCCGATGGTGCCGCCCGGCAGGAAGACATGGAGGTTGTCGGTGTCGCCGATGTGGCCCCCACCCTCTCGGTGCAGGCGCTCGCAGAACGCGGCATGCCCTTCGATCTCTACGCCGCCAATGCGGACGGCCGGACCGCGCTGGAGGGGGCCGGCATCCCCGTCACGGGAGACTTCGACGACCTCCTCGGACAAGTGGACATCATGCTGGACGCCACCGGGGCAGGCATCGGCGCCAAGAACAAGGAGAAATACGTCCAACGCGGCATCAAGGCGATCTTCCAGGGGGGAGAAGCAGGCGAAGTGGCGGACGTGTTCTTCCACGGCTACGCCAACTACGAGAAGGGCCTCGGGCGTGACTACCTGAAGCTCACCTCCTGCAACACGACCGGCCTGATACGGGCGGTCGACTGTCTCGATCGTGCCGTCGGCATCGAGAAGGTCGCCGTCACGATCATCCGACGTGTCGCCGATCCGGGTGACACCCATCGCGGTCTGGTCGACTCTCTCCTCATGGAGCCGATTCCCAATCATCAAGCGGTCGACCTGATGAACATCATGCCCCACATCGACGCGACGGGCCTGCTGGTGCACGCTCCGGTCACTCACGGCCACATCATCAGCATCGTCGCCACGCCGAAACGCTCGATCGGCAAGGACGCGGTCATCGAGGCCTTCCGGGAGCATCCCCGCATTCGAGTCGTGAAGATCGCCGACGGGTTCACCACCAACACGTCGCTCTTCAACTATGCCCGCTTTCTCGGTCATCCTCGTGGAGACATGTATGAGATCGGACTGTTCGAAGAGACCGTCGGCATGTCTGGCGATGACGTGATGTTCGCCATCAACATCCCCCAGGAGTCGGTGGTCATCCCGGAAACGATCGATGGAATCCGGGCGGCGCTCGAGCTGCAGACCGACCGCCTCGAAGCCGTCGGACTGACCAACAAATACCTGGGCATCGGCTGAACCAGGGATCGGACACGTCATGAAGATCGCATCGCTCGACGACTTCGACGTCCGCGGCTCTCGGGTCCTGCTCCGCGTCGACATCAACTCTCCGATCGACCAGGAGACCGGCGCGATCGCCGACGACAACCGGCTGAACAAGAGCCTTCCCACAATCGAGGACCTGGCGAGCGCGGGAGCGAAGACCGTGATCATCGCCCACCAGGGCGACACGCTGGACTACCACAACCTCGTCTCCCTCGAGGAGCATGCGGTGAAGCTCTCGGAGAAGCTGAGCCGCACGGTGTCGTTCATCGACGATGTGGCCGGTCCGGCGGCGCGGCGCGCGATCCTCGATCTGGAAGACGGGGAGATCCTCCTTCTCGACAATCTTCGCTTCCTCACCGAGGAGGTCTCCACGTTCGAGAACGCGGTCAAGCTCACACCGAAGGAGATGACCAGGACCTACCTCGTGCGGAACCTTGCGCCGCTCTTCGACCTGTACGTCAACGATGCGTTCGCGGCTGCGCACCGGAGCGCCCCGTCGATGGTCGCGTTCCAGGAACTCCTGCCCACGGCGGGAGGGCGTCTCCTCCTCGAAGAAGTCGCCGCACTGTCGAACATTGCCGAGAATCCGGAGCGGCCGTGCGTCTTCGTCCTGGGCGGATTGAAGATCTCCGATGCCTTCGGGATGATGACGAAGATCCTCGCCGAGGGAACGGCCGACACGCTGCTCACGACCGGTATCACCGGGCACATCATGCTCATGGCGGCCGGTATCGACCTGGGGCCGGCCTCGGTGCGCTTCATCCGGGATCGGTCACTCGACGCCTTCGTTCCCCAGGCCGTCGATTACCTGGCGCGATACGGTGATCGGATACGGGTGCCGATCGACGTCGCCGTGGATGACCATGGCCGCAGGCGCGAGGTGCCCGTATCGGACCTTCCGACCGACCTGATGATCATCGACATAGGCTCCGAGACCATCGCCGAGTACGGCCGGGTCATCAACGAGGCCGCGACCGTGTTCGTCAACGGCCCGGCGGGTGTGTACGAGTCGCAGATCGGCGCCACCGGCACACGCTCCCTCTGGGAGGCGGTGGCCGCCACATCGGGACGCTCGGTGATCGGCGGCGGCGACACCGTCGCCGGCGCACGTCGGTTCATCGATCTGAACGACATCGACTTCGTGAGCACCGGTGGTGGTGCGCTGATCCGCTACCTGAGCGGCCGGCCTCTCCCCCTCCTGAGGGCGATGGAGAAGGCGGCCGAACGGGACCTGGCACGGTGAGCGCCGGCGGCGCGGACCGGGCCCCTGTGATGGGTTCGGCTCGCTCCCCGTGGCTGCGCGACGATGGCCACGGATACGCCGACAGTGCCCTGGCTACGCCCGGACGCTCTTCGGGCCGTCCGATGATGCATCCGCCGCGATGGTGATGAACACACCGGCGTGACCGACCCGGGTGCTCGATCACCCGCCGGAACGGCTCCGGTGCACGCCTGGCACAATGGGCGCTACATTGAGGCGCAAGCAGGCCAAACGAGGAGGATACGGACGTGGCTGGAACCTTTGTACCGAATGCATCGGTCGATTTCGAAACACTGGACTGGGGACAGCTCGGTTGGCTGTCCCGACCGGCATCCACCGGAGCGAAACAGCTCGTCGTCATCGATGTTCGGCTCGATCCAGGCGGCTGCCACAATTTCCACAAGCACCCCGATCAGGAAGAGGTCCTCTTTGTGGTCGAAGGGGCGGTCGAACAGTGGATCGGCGACGAGAAGCACATCATGGCGGCGGGCGACTCCTGCTTCGTCCCGAAGGACACGGTCCACGCCTCGTTCAACGACTCCGATGACGATGCGAAGTTGCTGGCCATCCTCGGTCCTTGCGTCGGTGAGGCCGGATACGAACTCGTCGACGTCTCCGGGGAAGAACCTTGGGCTTCGCTTCGCTGATCGCCGACGTCGGCCCGACCCGTACGAGATCCGCTGCGCGCGCCCGCCTGACGNNNNNNNNNNNNNNNNNNNNNNNNNNNNNNNNNNNNNNNNNNNNNNNNNNNNNNNNNNNNNNNNNNNNNNNNNNNAGCGACCGATTCGTCGACGACGTCGCCGCTCACGGGTCACACGAAAAGCTCCGGGCGGCGATCGCACGCGTGCACGCGCCCGGAGCCGACCATGTGGCCGCCATACGCCCGGCTCCGCAGGGATCTCCTGTCGATCGGACCGGTCTCGAAGCGATGGGGCCCACCTCTTGACCGGTATCTCTGGGCCCGACTATCGTAAATACTCGATAATCGATGATTTGCCCGGGTGTGTCCGATCGACCTGGCCGTGGAGGTGACGGTGGAACTCAAAGCCGTGACGAGAGAAGAAGCGCGGGTGTTCAATCTGCCCGGCAGGGATTGGCTGCACTACATCGGCCCGGAGATCGGCGATGCCCGGAATCTGACCGTCGGCTACTCGGTGTTCCCTCCAGATTCGGCCCCCGAGGGGCATGTCCACCCGACCGAGGAAGAAGTCATCTACATCGTCTCGGGCAAGGGTGAGCTGGTGACACCCGAGGGCACGGCCATCCTCGAACCCGGCACCTGCGTGTACATTCCGCCGGGTCTGCACCACCAGACCGTTTCCCGCGGCCCCGGACCCCTGGAGATGGTCACCGCCTTCTCTCCACCTATTGTTCCCGGCTCATACGAGAAAGAGAACGAATGAACGTGAGCGCACCGCCCGAACCGAGATCCGAATGAAGACAGCCGAGCCGACCATCGCCGAGATCGCCGACATCGCCCGCAGGGCTCGTATCCAGATTCTCAAAGCGGTCGCCCATGCAAAAGGTGGCCATGTGGGCGGCCCCTATTCGGCAATCGACATGCTGGCCACCCTCTACTTTCGCGTTCTGAATGTTCGGCCCGATGAACCGGACTGGCCCGACCGAGACCGGTTCGTGCTGTCCAAGGGCCACAGCTCCATCGCCTTGTACACCATCCTGGCGATGCGGGGCTTCTTCGACATGGAGGAGCTGGCGACGTTCGACTCGATCGACTCCAGGCTGCAAGGCCATCCGGACATGACGATCACCCCGGGTGTCGACATGTCGTCCGGCTCGCTCGGCCTCGGTTTCGCCGGGGCACTCGGCATCGCCCTCGGGGCCCGAACATTGGGCAAGGACTTCACCACCTATGTGATGCTCGGCGACGGTGAGTGCAACGAGGGGATCGTGTGGGAAGGGGCCCATGTGGCCAACCGCTATCACCTCGACAACATCGTGGCGATCATCGACCAGAACAACCTCCAGCAGTTCGGCTGGCGCGGCGACACGGAGACCGAACGCCTCACCCCGTACGTCGGAGACGAGCTCGCCGGCCGCTGGAAGGCGTTCGGATGGCACGTGCTGGAGGTGGACGGTCACGACATTCAAGCGTTCCTGGACACCGTGGAGAAGGCCCGGGCCGTCTCCGGAAGCCCCGTCGCGATCGTGGCCCACACCATCAAAGGCAAAGGGGTCTCCTACATGGAGGACAACTACACATGGCACAGCAGGGTGCCGACCGAGGAGGAGTTCGCCATCGCGATGCAGGAACTCGGCGACACGAAAGCCGGTGAACGATGACCAGTCTCGCACCGGGGAAAGCGCTCAGAGTGGCCTTCGGTGAGACGATCGCCGAACTCGCAAGGACCGATCCCCGACTTGTCGTCCTCGACGGCGATACCGGGAGCTCCACCCGGACGGACTTCTTCGAGAACGAGCATCCGGAACGGTTCTTCCAGATGGGGATCACCGAACAGAACATGCTCGGCATGGCAGCCGGCATGGCGACGCTCGGGTTGATCCCGATCGTCAGCACCTTTGCCTGCTTCATCGTCTCTCGGGCACACGACTCGATCCGGGTGCTGATCGCCCAGCCGAAGCTGAACGTCAAACTGATGGGCGGATACGCCGGTCTGCTTGCCGGGATGACCGGCAAGACACACCTCATCTTCGATGACATCTCCATCATGCGAGCAATGGCGAACATGACGGTGATCGCCCCCGCCGACGAGATCGAGACCCGCAAGGCGCTGCCCGCGATCATCGACCATCCCGGTCCGGTGTACCTGCGGCTGACCCGCCCCAACTCGCCGATCCTCTTCGATGACGACTACGAGTTCGAGATCGGCAAGGCGGTCACCCTTCGAGAAGGGTCCGACATCACCGTCTTCTCGACGGGTTTGCAGAGCGTCCGCGCGTACGAGGCCGCGCAAACACTGGCAACCGAGGGCATCGACGTGCACCTCGTCCACGTGCCGACGATCAAGCCACTCGACGTCGACGCAATCGTGAGCGCCGCAGCGAAGACGGACCTGGTGATGACGTCGGAGGAGCACACCATCGTGGGCGGTCTTGGCGGGGCGATCGCCGAGACTCTGGCGGAGCACCATCCCGTAACGGTCAAGCGACACGGTCTGCAGGACGTGTTCGGAGAGTCCGGGCCCGACGCGGCTCTCCTCGAGAAGTACGGCATCTCGCCGTCGAAGACGGCCGAGGCGGTCCGTGAGACGGTCCGCTCTCACAAGGCGTGACCGGAGGGACGGTCGGTAGAGGCATGGAACTGGAGAAGGTGGAGGGAACGTAAGTGAGCCAACTGGATATCTTCAGGCTCGACGGCAAGGTTGCCATCATTCCCGGTGGCAGCGGTGGCATCGGGTCCACGATTGCAGAGGGACTCGCAGCGGCCGGCGCCAGAGTTGCGATCGTGGGCCGATCGGCGGAGCGTGCCCAGGTCGTGGCCGAGAGAGTGCTCGATACCGGCGGCCAGGCCCTGGCGATCGCGGCCGATGTCACACAGAAGGAAGAGGCGGACCGTGCCGTGGCCGAGGCCACCGGCCGGTGGGGCCGCCTCGACATCATCGTCAACGCGGTCGGAGGCGGGGCCGGCAACGTCCTGTTCGATGCGCAGGACTACCCGATTCCCGAATGGGACTGGATCTTCGAGTTGAACGTTCGCAGCACCGTGCTCCCCACACAGGCGGCGGTCAAGGCAATGATCGAAGCCGGGCACGGGGGCAAAGTCCTGAACATCTCATCGGTCCGGGGCCAACTCGGCATCAATGCCGGCTACTCGGCGTACGTGGCCGCAAAAGGGGCAATCGATTCACTGACGCGCCAGTGGGCCACGGAGTGGGCGCGGCACGGAATCTGCGTAAACGCGATCGCCCCGACATTCATCGACACACCCCAGGTTGCGATGTTGTTGGAAGATCCCGACTTCAAGGCCGGCGTCGTCAACCGCATCCCGCTCAACCGGGTCGGTGAGACCGCGGACCTGGTCGGCGCGAGCCTGTTGTTCTGCTCGGAAGCCTCGTCGTTCATCACCGGACAGATCCTCACCATCGATGGCGGACTGACCGCCACGCAGTAACCACCAATCAAAGGAAGACCCAGAGAAATGCAGAACGTCACACCCAACGTATTCACGGAGACGAAGCTCCGCGGATGCAACCCGAGCTATGTGACGACATCGGACGGCGTGGTCGTCATCGATACGCCCCAGCTCCCCACCAAGGCGGTAGCCATGCGCGAAGAGGCCGAATCTCACGGCCCGATCCGCTACCTGATCAACACCGAGCATCACGTCGACCACATCTTCGGCAACTACTACTTCAAGGGCGCCGGCACCGTCGTGCACCACCAAGGCGTCTACGACAATTTCATGGTCGTCAGCCCCGAACTGGACCCCTTCGCGTACGCTGCGGAAGCGATCCCGACCGACGACCCGGACGGCGAGGCCATCTTCCCCGATCGGGACGAGTACTACTCGAACCCCAACAAGGGCCAGATCGTCTTCTCCGAGAATCTGACACTGCGAGTGGGAGGCCACACCTTCGAGCTGCTTCACACTCCGGGCCACACCCCCGGCCAGGTGGCGGTGCACGTCCCGGAAGAACGAGTCGTGTTCACCGGCGATACCGTCTTCTCCCAATGTCAGACGTGGCTGATGACCTCGAACGTGGACCAGTGGCTCGACGCCCTCGACACGGTCCGGGCACTCGATGTCGATCACATCGTTCCGGGTCATGGGCCCGTCACGACCAAGTCGTATCTCGACGTGCAGCGGTCCGTGCTGCTCGAGTGGAAGACGGCCGTGGCGATCGGCATCGCCAAAGGCTGGTCGAAGGAGGAGACGATCGAGCGGGTCAACTTCTCGGATCGGTGCCCGGTCGACATCGGCCAGGAGTACATGATGGACTTCATCCAGAACCTCAACGCAGGATCCCTCTACGACAAACTCACCACGGTCTGAAGTCGGAGCGACACGGCCGTTCGAGGAGCGTGCAATGAACGCACCGTCCCACTCTGCCGTCTCGTCTGTCCACGTGGCCTGGCGAGCGGTCGTCCCGGCCTTTGCGGCAGTGACGGTGAGCGTCCTTCCAGGTTTCCTGACCGCCGGTCTGGCCGTCCAGATCGGCAACGGCATCGGGCTCGGCCTTACCGGGTTGGGCGTGGTGATCGGGGTCTTCTTCGCCGCCTCAACGCTGGGATCCCCACTGATGGGGGCGCTGGTCCAACGGGTGGGCTGGGCTCGCGGCCTGCGTCTGTCGAGCTTCATGGCGGCCGTGTCGCTGGCCGGAATAGCCTTCGCCGCGCCAACACCCGTCGCGTTCGGCGCATGGCTCGTCCTCGGTGGATTGGCGATTTCGCTGGCGCAACCTGCTGCAAACCTCACCGTTGCCCGCTGCGTCGGCAGCCGGCGCCGGGGCTTCCTGTTCGGCGCGAAGCATGCGTCCGCTCCCGCAGCGATCTTCCTCGGCGGCTTGGCAGTGCCGGCAGTGGCACTGACGGTCGGATGGGAATGGGCGTTCTGGGGAGGGTCGGCTCTCGCCCTGTTGACCGCGCTTGCGGTCCCCCTCAGACCCGCCGACCACGAAGTCGACTCCCCGAACCGCCCTGTCGAGCAGGTCGGGCGCCCGAGCACGCCTCTGGGATTGCTGATTGCTCTCGCCGGTGCCGCGATGCTGGGCATCGGAGGAATCAACGCTCTCGCCTCGTTCACCGTCACCTACGCCGTGCATGCAGGCTTCGGTGAGAGCACCGCCGGACTCTTGCTGGCCGGCGGCAGCCTGGCCGGCATCACTACACGTCTGGTCGCCGGATGGCTGATCGACCGGACCGACCGCGCCGACCTCACCGCCGTTGCATCGATGTTGACCGTGGGTGCCCTGGGCGTGGCCGGCATCGCCCTCGGGACGCACGCCGGGCTGATCCTCGGCGGCGTGCTGGCGTTCGGTGCCGGATGGGGATGGTCGGGGCTTTTCACGTTCGCGGTCGTCAAAGACAACCCCGAGGCACCCGCCACGGCCACCGGCATCACGCAGACGGGCGTCTTCCTGGGAGCGGCGATCGGCCCTCCCGTCTTCGGCCTCGTGGCCGACACGGTCTCGTTCACGGCCGCCTGGTGGATGACCGGAGCGGCACTGGTCGGAGCAGCCGCCATCATCCTCTTCGTGCGCAGCCACCGCCACACACACCTATGGTCGGCGTCGACATGGCGGGCCGCAACATGAACGCGGAGCAGACATCTCCGATGCTTCGAGAACAACGGCTCACCGGGACCCATGGAGAGCCGCAGAGAACTCCCACCCTTTCGTTCCACGGACGGCCGGCCACGCAACGCCTGTCGATCCATCCGGTGACCCACCGGATCCACAGCCCAACGGGTTCCCATCATGAGTGACTATCACCTGCACCTGCATCCCCATTTCCCAACGCCCGGTTCACCACCAATGGGCGTCTATCCCCCCGGTTACATCGACCAATACGTGGAGACGGCGCTGTCCCGAGGAGTCACCGAGCTCGGCTTCACCGAGCATCTCTACCGGTGCGTCGAATCCGCTCCGATCCTGGGCACCTGGTGGGAGCACGACCCCGACCCCCGCCTGTCGGCCGAGATGGAACGCTACGTCACACTGGAGCGCAACCTGTCACTCGAGGCGTATGTCGACGTCGTACTCGACGCCAAGCAACGCGGGCTCCCCGTCAAGCTCGGCCTCGAGGTCGACTTCGAGCCCGGAACCGTCGACTCCGTGTTGGATCTGCTCGCGGGCTATCCCTTCGACTTTCTCATCGGTTCCGTTCATTGGATAGGTGCCTGGTCCATCGACCGCCCGAGCGCCGCCCCCGAGTTCGCCAGGCGCGGCGTACGGCGCGCCTATGAGCAGTACTTCGAACTGGAAACCGAGCTCGCCGCCTCGGAAATGGTCGACGTTCTGGCCCATGCCGACCTCGTCAAGAAGCTCGGCATCCACCCGAAGGGGTCCTTGGACGACCTGTACACGCCACTGGTGGCCGCCGCGGCCGCAAGCGGTGTCGCCGTCGAAGTATCAAGCGCCGGCCTGCGAAAACCGGTTGGCGAGATCTACCCCGCCCCGCGTCTCCTTCGGAGCTTTCGCGCGGCCGGCGTTCCCATCACGCTCGCCAGCGACGCCCACATCCCCGACGAGGCAGGCTGGGGGCACATCCCGGTCGTACGCGCCGCGAGAGCCGCCGGATACACCCATCATCTGCGTTTCTCCGACCGCAAGAGATACGAGATGCCCTTGCCACATCCAACGGGAGACGACGCATGAGAGTGTCGTTCAAGACCCGACCGCAAAACACGGAATGGCGACCGATGATCGACTTCTGGCTCGAGGCCGATCGCATCGATCTGTACTCCGCCGGTTGGACCTTCGACCACTTCTACCCGATCTTCTCCGATCCCACCGGACCCTGCTTCGAAGGATGGACGATGCTGTCCTATCTGGCAGGGGTGACGGACCGGCTGCGCCTCGGTGTGCTCGTCAGCGGGAACACGCACCGGCATCCCGCGCTGCTCGCGAACATG
The genomic region above belongs to Actinomycetota bacterium and contains:
- a CDS encoding histidinol-phosphatase HisJ family protein codes for the protein MSDYHLHLHPHFPTPGSPPMGVYPPGYIDQYVETALSRGVTELGFTEHLYRCVESAPILGTWWEHDPDPRLSAEMERYVTLERNLSLEAYVDVVLDAKQRGLPVKLGLEVDFEPGTVDSVLDLLAGYPFDFLIGSVHWIGAWSIDRPSAAPEFARRGVRRAYEQYFELETELAASEMVDVLAHADLVKKLGIHPKGSLDDLYTPLVAAAAASGVAVEVSSAGLRKPVGEIYPAPRLLRSFRAAGVPITLASDAHIPDEAGWGHIPVVRAARAAGYTHHLRFSDRKRYEMPLPHPTGDDA